A single genomic interval of Sceloporus undulatus isolate JIND9_A2432 ecotype Alabama chromosome 2, SceUnd_v1.1, whole genome shotgun sequence harbors:
- the NSA2 gene encoding ribosome biogenesis protein NSA2 homolog, which yields MPQNEYIELHRKRYGYRLDYHEKKRKKEGREAHERSKKAKKMIGLKAKLYHKQRHAEKIQMKKTIKMHEKRNTKQKNDDKTPEGAVPAYLLDREGQSRAKVLSNMIKQKRKEKAGKWEVPVPKVRAQGETEVLKVIRTGKRKKKAWKRMVTKVCFVGDGFTRKPPKYERFIRPMGLRFKKAHVTHPELKATFCLPILGVKKNPSSPLYTSLGVITKGTVIEVNVSELGLVTQGGKVVWGKYAQVTNNPENDGCINAVLLV from the exons ATG CCTCAAAATGAGTATATTGAGTTACATCGGAAACGATATGGCTATCGCTTGGATTaccatgaaaagaaaagaaagaaagagggccgTGAGGCTCATGAGCGCTCAAAGAAGGCCAAGAAAATGATTGGACTGAAAGCCAAGCTTTATCATAAACAGCGGCATGCAGAGAAGATACAGATGAAGAAGAC CATTAAGATGCACGAAAAGAGAAACACCAAACAGAAGAATGATGACAAGACCCCAGAAGGAGCTGTTCCAGCATACCTGCTAGACAGAGAGGGCCAGTCCCGAGCAAAAGTTCTTTCCAACATGATCAAACAAAAGCGAAAAGAGAAAGCT GGAAAATGGGAAGTTCCTGTACCCAAAGTCCGTGCCCAGGGAGAGACAGAAGTACTCAAAGTGATCCGtacaggaaagaggaagaagaaggcatgGAAGAGGATGGTTACCAAAGTGTGCTTTGTTGGGGACGGCTTTACTCGCAAACCTCCAAAATACGAGCGGTTCATTCGACCAATG GGTTTGCGATTCAAGAAGGCCCATGTAACACATCCTGAACTTAAAGCCACTTTTTGTCTACCCATCCTTGGTGTAAAAAAGAATCCATCTTCTCCCCTATATACATCTCTGGGGGTAATTACAAAAGGCACAGTCATTGAAGTAAATGTCAGCGAGCTTGGTCTTGTAACTCAAGGGGGCAAAGTAGTCTGGG